In Terriglobales bacterium, the genomic stretch CCAAAACGTATTTGTCCCCAACGGGAGCGCGCAACATACGGATTCCCGACTTGCGGAGCGCAATCTCCAGTCCCATATTCGACATCGTAGTGGCAACCACGGTAGAGCCAGCGAGAGCGCCGCGCTGCTGCATCTCTCTCGCGGCCAGCAGCAGTACAGCATCGCCGTTTACCACGCGCCCTGCCGCATCGCTGAACAAGGCGCGGTCCGCGTCCCCATCGAACGTGATTCCAAGGTCATAGCTCCCAGGATGAGCAGCAATGGCTCTCGCGACGGCTTCCGGATACAGCGCACCACAACGATCATTAATATTGCGTCCATCCGGCGAAGTGCAGATAAAAGTGGCCTGCGCCCCGCAGGCACGAAAGACGTCCGCGGCTACCGCTGAAGCCGCCCCGTTTGCACAATCCACCAGTACTTTCAGGCGCCCCAAGTGCGTGTCCGTAACCTTGCTGGCCAGCCAGTTCACGTAGTTCGCATGCAGTTTGGAGTTGTCAGTCAGTTTGCGAGGCGTCGTCTCAGGAATCGATTTATCCAGCAGCGAAAAAATCTCAGCTTCGATCTGGTGCTCGACCGCATCCGGCAATTTGTATCCATCTGCCGAGAAAACCTTGATCCCATTGTCCTGCCAGGGGTTGTGTGACGCGGAGATCACCACTCCCGCAGCAAACCCGTTGCTGCGCGCCAGGTACGCCACGCCAGGGGTGGTTATAACACCCGCACTCTCCGCTTCCACTCCCCCGGACAGCAGACCCGACGCCAGCAATTCCGCGATCCAGGTGCTCGAGTCACGAGTGTCCTGCCCAATCACAACCCGCTTGCCACCAGCCGACAAGAGCCGGTGTCCGAGCGCCTGCCCAATGGCGAAGATGGTGCGCCGATCCAAGGGGTACTCGCCCGCGACCCCGCGAATTCCATCAGTGCCGAAAAGTTGTCGTTCTGGTTTGCTCATTTTAGGGGCTGTGTGGCGTGTGCTCTTCAGTACCGAAACGACTTATTTTCCCACTATTACGGTGACCCGAACAGGTTCCGGGCGTAACACCTGCACCAGAGGATCGGAGACGTAGGCGCGGGTGGTGAAGGTTTGACGACCAGAAATGCCAGTTGCATCCACCGGATCGGTAGTGGCGGCATCCACTGCCTCAACCCGCTTTTGAGGCCCGGCGATGGTAATTTCTTGCGGATCAGCTAAGACATTCGCGATGTGCATTCCCGTATCCCGCGAAAAAGTACCCACCACTCGCGGACGAACCTGCACGGTACGCGTCTTGCGCCAGTCAAAATCCAAAGACATCTTGGCCGGCACTACTTGGGCGACCGTCAATCCGCGAGGCAGGTGAACATTCCCGGGGCCCAATTGAAAGGTGCGGGAGCCCGGTTGCAAACCTGCCAGCTCGACGATGAGATGAACATCCCACGGACGCAGTCCCTGGACTTGACGAGCTGGTCCACGAAGTCGCACCTGAGCCGGCGGAACTGAGTCGGAACTGATCTGCAGATTTTCTGGCATGCCATGGAATTCAACCGGCACGTTGAGCGCAACTTCGGTCACAAAGTCGCGGGTGACCGTGGCCCACAGCAATATCGCCATCAGCAACGAAAAAAGCTTGAGGCCAAAGTCGTGAAAAACGTAACGCCGAAAGAAATTCAGCATAGCTAGGACCCAATCCTTTAGCTTATTCCCGCATCACTCGAACGCACCGAGGGCCGCGACGTGGGAGCGCCGTTGGTCTCTACTTCAGAGCCATTGCTGATCGGTGTCGGCAAGGTGGTAGCCGGTACATACCGGCGCAACAGCTGGCTCAGGCGCTCGCGTAACTCTTCCACGGAGAGGCCCCTTTGAATCTGGCCGGCGACCGCCAGGCTGATCGCTCCCGTCTCCTCGGAGACGATTACCGCGATGGCGTCGGTTTCCTCAGTAATGCCGATGCCGGCGCGATGCCGTGTGCCGAGTTGCGTGGAGAGCACGGGGTTCATGGAAAGGGGCAAAAAGCAGGCAGCCGCGGCAATGCGGTCCTTTTGTACGATGACCGCGCCATCGTGCAAGGGTGCGCTCGGCCGAAAAATGGTCGCCAGCAGGTCGTATGAGAGCCTTGCGTCGAGCGGGACACCGCTTTCGATATGGGTGCGTAACCCGATCTCGCGTTCAATCACCACCAGTGCGCCAGTTTGATTTTGCGAAAACAGATTCGCTGCCAACACGATGTCGTCATACGCTTCCGCCGCCGAGGCCTGCGCCGACCGGGAAAGTGTGAGCGCTCTTCCCAGCTTGGCCAAAAGGTGGCGAATCTCCGCCTGAAAAACCACAATCAAGGCAAAAATTGCGTAGGGAAGAAGTGTACTTAGGATCCAATTGATGGTCTTTAGTTCGCCGATTCGACCCAGCCAAAAGACCAGCGCCAGCATGCCCACGCCGATCAGCATGGGTGCGGCGCGGGTGCCGCGAATCAACACCAGAAATTGATAAATGAGCACTGCCACCACGAGCACGTCCAACACGGACAGCAGTGTCCCGTGTGGCCAGCGGTCCAGAATTTCTGTCAAGACAAAACCTCGGCTGGAACTCGGACAGAGCCCAGCCCGTATTCTAATCCAGTATTTAATCCCTTCTGACCGGCAACCTGCCTCACGGCTGTATCTTTTTTACGGTGGCGCTTAGTTCCCCGCGCGCCAGGCGAGCTGAAATCTCCTCTCCCGGCTTAACCTGGGACGAGTCCTTCACTAGTTTCCCTTGCGGATCGAACACCAGGGCGTAGCCGCGTTCCAGGATGTTTAGTGGGGAAAGGCTTTGTAGCCGGCCTTCGCTGCTTTCCAATCGTGAGCGGTTGTGTAATAAGCGATTGCGGACTGCCGCAGCAAGCGCGGCCGTCCCCGCGTGCAATTCGCGCCGTATGCCCAGCAGCAAGCGGCGCAGATCGTGGTGGCGCACCGCGGCTGTTGCCAACTCCAGGCGGCGGCGGTCTTTTCCCAGAAGTTCGCGTTGGGCAGTCAGCAACCGATAGCTGAGGTCATCAACCTTCTGCTGTCGGCGGGAAATCACGTCGGTTATCCGAGCGAAAGCCCCGTGCTGTGCCAGTTCGGTGAGCGCTTGCCTTCGCATAAGCAATTGGTAGCGCAAAGCACGAGCGAGTCTCCGCCGTAGGTTCTCCTCATGTTCCTCAATTTCCTGCTGAGAACGGATCACCAATTCGGCAGCCGCTGAGGGAGTGGGCGCGCGGAGGTCGGCCACAAAATCAATGATCGTGAAATCGGTTTCGTGGCCAATAGCCGAAATCACCGGAATTTCCGAAGTGGCAACCGCGCGCGCCAGGCCTTCGTTGTTGAACGCGGCCAGATCTTCCACGGAACCGCCTCCGCGCGCCACGATGATGACCTCCACGTTCCTCGAGCGGTTAAAGTAGCGGACCGCGGCGGTCACTTCACTGGCCGCGGCCTCGCCCTGAACCTGCGCGGGATAGATGAGCACATGGGCGTTCTGGTGACGGCGGCGCAATATATTCAAAATATCGCGTATGGCGGCTCCCCGAGGCGACGTGACCAGGCCGATGCGTCGGGGCAGTGACGGTATTGGCTTCTTACGTGCCGTCTCGAATAATCCCTCTGCCTCCAGACGTGCCTTAAGCTGCTCAAAAGCGATTTGGAGCGCGCCAGCGCCTTTGGGCTCCAGGTATTCGGCGGAGATTTGCAGTTCGCCGCGCGCATCGTAAATCGTTACCCGCCCGCGCGCGATCACCTGCATTCCGTTCTGTGGGCGGAAACGCAACAGCTTCGCCTGGGAGCGGAACATAACTACTCGGGCCTGCGAACTGTCGTCTTTTAGTGTGAAGTAGAGGTGGCCGGAATCGGAAGGACGGTAGTTCGAAATCTCCCCTTCCACCCATAAATCGCTGTATTCGCGCTCCAGATGGGTCCGAACAGCGCTTACCAGGTCGCAGACTTTCCAAACTCTTTGGCGCGCCGGTTGAAACAGCAATCCCAATTGGTCGCCGCTGCTGGCCATTAGACTTGCAGTTTACAGGCGCCGCTCGCAGGTTCGCCAGCTTTTAGCGCCCGCCACCAAAGCGGCCGAAGAGGTAAAAAAGCAAAGAGAGCACGACGCTCAAAATGATGGAAGTAGCCAGGGGGAAATAGAAGATGGTGTGTTTACCGCGCCAGACGATGTCACCCGGAAGGCGTCCAATGGGAATGTGCGTACGGCCAGCAACGACCAGGATTACACCGAAGAGGAGTACCAGCGCGCCAAAGAAGACCAGCAGCTTCCCAATATCGGCCACCGGAAAAGTCTAGCGCAAGCGCGTTCATCGCGCTCTCAAATCAAGCCGCGTCCTGCTCCAGTTCGCTCAGGAACTTTCCGCCGATAGCAGAATCTTCCGGCTTGTACTCG encodes the following:
- a CDS encoding CdaR family protein, whose translation is MLNFFRRYVFHDFGLKLFSLLMAILLWATVTRDFVTEVALNVPVEFHGMPENLQISSDSVPPAQVRLRGPARQVQGLRPWDVHLIVELAGLQPGSRTFQLGPGNVHLPRGLTVAQVVPAKMSLDFDWRKTRTVQVRPRVVGTFSRDTGMHIANVLADPQEITIAGPQKRVEAVDAATTDPVDATGISGRQTFTTRAYVSDPLVQVLRPEPVRVTVIVGK
- the cdaA gene encoding diadenylate cyclase CdaA, whose translation is MTEILDRWPHGTLLSVLDVLVVAVLIYQFLVLIRGTRAAPMLIGVGMLALVFWLGRIGELKTINWILSTLLPYAIFALIVVFQAEIRHLLAKLGRALTLSRSAQASAAEAYDDIVLAANLFSQNQTGALVVIEREIGLRTHIESGVPLDARLSYDLLATIFRPSAPLHDGAVIVQKDRIAAAACFLPLSMNPVLSTQLGTRHRAGIGITEETDAIAVIVSEETGAISLAVAGQIQRGLSVEELRERLSQLLRRYVPATTLPTPISNGSEVETNGAPTSRPSVRSSDAGIS
- the xseA gene encoding exodeoxyribonuclease VII large subunit, with product MASSGDQLGLLFQPARQRVWKVCDLVSAVRTHLEREYSDLWVEGEISNYRPSDSGHLYFTLKDDSSQARVVMFRSQAKLLRFRPQNGMQVIARGRVTIYDARGELQISAEYLEPKGAGALQIAFEQLKARLEAEGLFETARKKPIPSLPRRIGLVTSPRGAAIRDILNILRRRHQNAHVLIYPAQVQGEAAASEVTAAVRYFNRSRNVEVIIVARGGGSVEDLAAFNNEGLARAVATSEIPVISAIGHETDFTIIDFVADLRAPTPSAAAELVIRSQQEIEEHEENLRRRLARALRYQLLMRRQALTELAQHGAFARITDVISRRQQKVDDLSYRLLTAQRELLGKDRRRLELATAAVRHHDLRRLLLGIRRELHAGTAALAAAVRNRLLHNRSRLESSEGRLQSLSPLNILERGYALVFDPQGKLVKDSSQVKPGEEISARLARGELSATVKKIQP
- the glmM gene encoding phosphoglucosamine mutase translates to MSKPERQLFGTDGIRGVAGEYPLDRRTIFAIGQALGHRLLSAGGKRVVIGQDTRDSSTWIAELLASGLLSGGVEAESAGVITTPGVAYLARSNGFAAGVVISASHNPWQDNGIKVFSADGYKLPDAVEHQIEAEIFSLLDKSIPETTPRKLTDNSKLHANYVNWLASKVTDTHLGRLKVLVDCANGAASAVAADVFRACGAQATFICTSPDGRNINDRCGALYPEAVARAIAAHPGSYDLGITFDGDADRALFSDAAGRVVNGDAVLLLAAREMQQRGALAGSTVVATTMSNMGLEIALRKSGIRMLRAPVGDKYVLEEMQKTGATLGGEQSGHIIFRDTDATTGDGLLTALRVLQIVARSGKPLAELIADLRVFPQVIKNIRVREKKPLMEVPDVARSITAAEKELDGNGRVVVRYSGTEALARVMVEAETEEKMQRLTDSIADAIQRTLGQRT
- a CDS encoding DUF2905 domain-containing protein — encoded protein: MADIGKLLVFFGALVLLFGVILVVAGRTHIPIGRLPGDIVWRGKHTIFYFPLATSIILSVVLSLLFYLFGRFGGGR